ATCGATCCGATGACGGTCTCGCCTCTGGATGTCGATATTATTGTCTCGTCCGTCAGAAAAACCGGTCGATTGCTGGTTGTTGACACTTCCTTTGTATTTGCAGGAATGAGCGCGGAAATTGTTGCCTCGGTGAGTGAACGTGCCGGCCCGGCCTTGAAATCTCCCGTGCAACGTCTGGGGCTTCCTTTCGCGCCAACCCCGTGCAGTGCCGTTCTGGAAAGAGTCTATTACCCGGACACGGGAACCATTGAGCAGGCCGTACTGAGGATGCTTCAGAATGGGTCCCTTGAACATTTCAATGTCGTTTCAGGGAAGGGATATCAGGCAGAAAACCCCTCTTCGGAATGGAACGGGCCTTTTTGATGAAATTGGACGAAATTAGTGTCATTGTGCCAGCCCTCAATGAAGCGGGAAACTTGTCTCAAACGGCGGAGGCGATCTTTAATGCCGTTCATGGGTTACCGGTTTGTCTGGAAATTTTGCTTATTAACGACGGAAGTCGAGACGAAACCGGATCGTTGGCAAATCAGCTGGCGGGTCGATATTCGGAAATCAGGGTGATTCATCATTCAGAGCCAAAGGGGCTTGGTTTCTGCTATCGTGAAGGCATTCGTAGGGCCACCTATCCTCGCGTTGTGATGATTCCCGGTGATAATGAGATCGAAGAAACCTCCATTCGAAGGATGTTCGAAGCCTCCGTGATGTGCGATTCTGTACTCCTCTTCATTGGCAACACGTCAGTTAGGTCTCCTGTACGCAGGCTGATCTCCTCCTTCTATGTTCAGCTTTTGAATTTCCTCTTTGGGTTAAAGATTCGTTACTACAATGGTCCCTGCATCCTTTCAAAAGAAAGGGTTCGCGAGGTCATGCTATCGACGGATGGTTTTGGCTATATGTCGGCGATTGTTGTTCAACTTGCAAAAATGGGAGTGTCGCTTCACGAAGTCGAGATGAGACTGAAACCTCGGACGTATGGACAGACCAAATTTTTTACTTTCAGGAATATCTGGAGTGTATTAACGATGTTGGTCAGACTCTATTACAAGATTTACCTGTCACCTCAACGACGTCGATGGTATACCAACGTTAGTTGAAATTTGAGAAGAGAAAAAATCATGAGGGCTGTCAAAGAATTTCAACTAAAGACTGGACATCATCTAAGAAGATGCATTACTGAACGGCGCTTGTCTGGATAAGCGGAGCGATCAATGAGTGAAGAGATAAATATACTGGAATATGTGAGGATCATCTATCGTCGGTGGTGGATTGTTGGAACCTTTGTCATTGTGGGGCTCCTCGTTGGGGTTACTTATGCCTTAGTGTCAACTTCGTTTTATCGTGCCCAAGCATCAATTATACCGTCTGCTTCTGAAGGAAGCGGGATTGCCCTTCCTGCGGGGTTGGCAGGATTTGCCGGTGCAATGGGTGTTCCGATGGCTAATGATCCTACCAGAAGAGCGGTTACCCTTCTCGAAAGTCGCGCTCTTGCGGAATTAATTGTCAAAAAATTCGATCTCATCCCCGTTCTGTATGATATACCTGAATATCTTTCTCCGGAGGAGCGAGAGAGGGAGATAAAAAAAATTCCCCTCTATAAGGCGGCGGAATCTTTGCGGGGCATGATGAGTTTTGAGGAGGCCAGACAGGCAGGTACGGTTGAGATCGCTGCGGTTTCAGTCAAGCCGGAACTGACGGTCGATCTGATTCGCTGGTACCTTGAGGGTTTTCGAGAATTTATCAATCAGGAGTCGATGATGAAGTCACGGCACAAGCGTGTCAATTTGGAGGCTCAAATTTTGAGAAATCAGGTCGAACTGTTGGAGGCAACAAAGCTCATCAGCGATTTTTATGAAAAGACATCGATTTCGGGTGTCGATTCGAAAGTTGATGTGACAATTAACTCCTCAGCTGTCGTGAATGACACTGGAATTTCGGTTGCCTATGGTGACCAGAATGAGTCCGGTCCGGATGTTGGTGAACAATCGGATTCGTCCTCGTTCGACCTGGGGGAAATTCGGATGAAAGAAAAAAAACTGGAAGAAAGAACACGGGGTGTCATTGTCAAGGATGTCCCTCAACAGGCCTATTTAGAGTATCTTATGGGGAGATTGGCGCTTTTGAGGCAACTTCAGGGAACCTTGGTTCAGCAGTACGAAAATACCAAGGTGGAGGAAGCCAGCGCCATAGCCGGTTTTTCTCTCCTCGACGCGCCGTCCCTCCCGGCTCGGCCCTGGAAACCGAATCGAACTATGGCTATTAATGTTTCTTTGTTGTCATCGTTTTTCCTTTCTCTATTCGTTGTTTTGGGATGGGAGTATATCCACCGCTTGAGAGTGGGAGAGCGACACCTATGAAATTTAAAAGTTCCTGGATAAATAGGTTTCTTGCTTCTCTTGTTCTTGTTTCATTTCTCTTTTCTGTTGGGGTAAGCGACGTGTTGGCTCAAACGAAAATCCCGACCGAGAGTGGTGGTGGTGCCGATGCGGCCTCCGGATTAAGCTTTCGCGAAAAAAGCATTCCTCCTCCTCCGTCACCGTTTCTTCATGGGGGTGGGACAGCTGGCGTGCCTCAGATTTCTTCGCCGATGGGCGGAGGAATGGGCGCTCCCCCTGTTCTTTTTTATCAGGTTCACGTGCTTGGGGAGGTGACTTATCCGGGGACTTATCGGGTGATGGCCTCAACACGAATGGCTGAACTGGTTGGGATGGCCGGCGGAGTGACTCCACTTGGGTCCGATAGACGAGTCGAGTTGCGTCATGAGAAGCAACAAAAAACCTATGATCTGCTTCAATTCAAGATTTCGGCTGATCTCTCTCAAAATCCTTATGTTCAGGATAACGATATCATCTTTGTGCCACTTAAAAGAAAAACGATTCGTATTGTTGGAGCTGTCAAGAGGCCCGGTGAATACGAGATGGTTCGTGAGACATCTATTGACGATGTGGTTCGTTTGGCCGGTGGATTTACTGTCGGCTTTCTCGTGGAAGACGGAATTCATATAATTCGTTTTGAGGGATCACAGCGACAAGTTATTAAATTGGAACCTTCTTCTAGTGATTGGAAAAAATTCGATATCCAGGGGGGAGATGTTATTTATATTCCAAATGTTATTACCAAGAAGAACAGGTTTGATTTCGGTTTGCCCAAGCTCCCGGGAGACAATATTTTTTATCCGTCTTTTGAAGACAGGGTTTTTGTCGTCGGTGCCGTGAACGAAGCGGGCGCCTATCCCTTTAATCCTTACTACACGATCTCTCAATACTTGAGTCTGGCAGCTGGAAAAACGCTCATGGCAAAGAGAAAGCTCTATGTCGTTTCTCCAGACGGCAAGCGTGTCAAGGTGAAGAAAGGCAAAGAAGAGGGCATCGTCATCAATCCGGGGGATACGATCATTGTGCCGGAAAAGAGATTCGACTCTGAAGGGTGGCTGAGCCTCTTCATGACGATCACCAATTTTACTACGAGCATGATCTTTACGATCGTGGCACTCTCGCGACTTTAAGAATTTCTTTTCATCTCATCCCGGTATTGAAACCAGATCTGACCATAAGGATGGCTCTTGTGGTTTTCGTACCACGGTCCGCCTTCCGTATAGTGAATCAACTTCGTTGATTCATCATACCTCTCCAGAACATTCCAGCTCTTTGGGATTTCTCCGATAAACTGATCCGAAATCGGTTCAAACCGATGAAGCCAGCTTGCTGGCTTCATCTCCACATCCTCCTTCGACCAACAGGTCAATCGTTTACAATTTAATAGCATCAGGCTGGACCAGTTCTTCCGGGGGTAGTTTGTCTGGGGTCGTCCATCCAACTTGATTGCTACTTCCGAATGGTAGTTATGTTTGACGACCCGGAGCCAATAGGAATCAAGATCCAGGTCAAACAACTCGTTGATATCGGAGAAACAGAGCATGTCGTTATCCATAAAGAGTGCCTTTCCTTTGAAACCACAGAGATAAGGCACCAAGAAACGTGTATAGGTAAATTCTGTTGTGGCGAGCGGGTCTTTTTCTCTTCGGAATCCTGTTTTTGCAACAATATCCTTCAACCTAAGGGGATTAATTTCCACCGGTCTTGAGGCATGTTTTTCTATCGAGTATTTCAGAACGTGGTAAGCAATTTCCGAACCAGGATCAAATCCGATAAAGATTTTGTTTTTTTCCACCATGACTACACAACACCTGCTTTCAAAATATCATTCAGATGAATGACCCCTTCCACGTGTTGATCGGCGTCAACAACTACAAGGGCCGCAATTTCGTGACACTCCATTAACTGGACCGCCTTGGCAGCCAGGTGATGCTTGTAAGTTGTTTTTGGGGCTTGAGTCATAACATCACGGGCCTTTAGGTGAGAAAAATCGGTTGTCTTTTCCAAGAGACGCCTCAGATCACCATCGGTGATTACTCCCGCAAGCCTTCGATCATGATTAAGCACCGAGGTCATCCCCAGCCTCTTGGCGTTCATCTCCGTGATAACCTCTTTCATCGGTGTCTCTTCGTAAACAATCGGAAGATCCGATCCTCCCCTCATCAGATCCTGTACCTTGGTCAATAATTTCTTCCCCAACGTTCCTCCGGGGTGAAAGAGGGCAAAGTCTTCTGCCTGGATCCCCCTCTTTTCTAACAACGCAACCGCCATTGCATCTCCCATCGCGAGGGCTGCCGTGGTGCTAGTGGTTGGGACAAAACCGATCGGAGCCGCCTCTTCACGAACACTGACGTTCATGACGATGGTACTTGTCTTGGCTAGCGTGGAATGTTCATTTCCAACAAGGCAGATGAGAGGGAGATCCATTCTCTTGATGGAGGGGAGTAGTTTAAGGATTTCTTCGGTTTCTCCGCTGTTGGAGAGGGCGAGAACGACATCTCCCTTCGTCAGCATGCCAAGGTCGCCATGGCTTCCTTCAGCGGCATGAAGAAAAAAGGAGGGAGTGCCTGTGCTGGCCAACGTGGACGAGATTTTTCGGGCAATAATTCCCGATTTGCCAACTCCTGTCACCGCGACTCTTCCTTTGCAGCGAAAGAGAATGTCAACGGCCTCGCAAAAGTTGGCATCAATCCGGCCTCTCAAGTCCTGAATCGCCTTGGCCTCAATTTCCAGGACCCTTCGCCCACTTGTTATGATGGTATCATTTTTCATCAGTTCACTTTCCTCTTACAACGGCATAAACGGTTTTCAGTTTTTTTAGAAGCGCCGGGGCGTCACTTAAACGTAGCATATTTGTTCCATCGGAAAGGGCTCTTACCGGATCTGGATGGATTTCCATAAAAAAACCATCACAACCAGCCGCCACTGCTGCCAAAGAGAGTGTTGGAATGAATTCCCGCTGACCATCTGTTGAGGTTCCGTTTCCACCAGGGAGCTGAACGCTATGCGTGGCATCAAAGATCACCAGACAGCCGGTCTTCTTCATGATTGGAATTGAGCGCATATCGGACACCAGATTGTTGTAACCAAAACTTGTTCCCCGATCTGTCAACAGGACCTGGCTATTGCCTGTGGAACGAACCTTTTCAACCGCCTGTTCCATGTCCCAGGGGGCCATAAATTGACCTTTTTTGATATTCACCGGCTTTCCCGTACGACCAGCGGCGAGTAACAGATCGGTTTGACGACAGAGAAAGGCGGGAATTTGAAGAATATCAATAATCTCTGCCGCGGCCCGAGCCTCTTCCGGATGATGGACGTCAGACAGTATCGGGACACCAAATGTTTTCCTGACTTTTTCCAAGATTCGGAGCCCCTCTTCGATCCCCGGTCCCCGGAACGACTTGACAGAAGTCCGATTCGCTTTGTCATAGGAGGACTTGAAAACATAGGGGATCCCCAATTCGTCTGTCAGACGTACCATGGATTCTGCGACCTGCAACGCCAGATTTTCGCTTTCCAGGACACAGGGACCTCCAACAAGAAAGAGACTTTCTCCCAAAATGACTCTTCGCTTTTCTGTGTTAAGAATAATTGTCATTGTTGTGAAAGAAGAAGGGAGGCTTTCTGAAGATCCTCTGAGGTATCAACCTCAACGACTGATTGGGACGTTGAAAATACACGGATGGGATAACCATTTTCGAGTGCTCGAAGCTGCTCCAAGGATTCTGCTTTTTCAAGCGGTGAGGGGGGGAGTTGGCTAAAGAGAGGAAGAAACTGACGCTGAAAGATATAGACTCCAATATGTCTGAAAACTTGGGTCTGTTTTCCATCTCTGGCAAATGGGATAGGAGACCTGGAAAAATAGAGTGCCATCCCCTTTAAATCGGTTACCACCTTGACCAGATTTGGATTCTCAATTTCGGTTGGATCGGACAGGTCACTTTTGAGGGTCCCCATCGGGGCGGTCTGACCCGGTTCACAAAAGCCCGAAATCAAGGTGTCAAGTGTTGCAGGTTGAATCAGCGGAAGGTCCCCCTGGAGGTTGACAACCACTTCGGCTTGATATTTCGCGTTGACCTCGGCCACTCGATCTGTACCGCTGGTGTGACGCGATGAGGTCATGATGACATGGCCATCAAATGACTGGGCTACTTTGAAAATCCTTTCATCATCAGTTGCTATCACAACCTCGTTGGCCAGTTTTGCCTGCCTGGCCCTCTCATAAACATGCTGGACCATCGGTTTTCCACAAAGGTTGGCGAGGGGTTTTACAGGTAGGCGTGTTGAACCGTAACGTGCCGGAATAACTATCAAAGTTTTAAGAGCCCTCATGGAGGAGACTATATATAAGCGGCGGTTTAGGGGGAGTCAAGTTGCCATCATTTTATGGGACTGTTGAAAAATGCCATCTGCTGCGTTCCCCTCGTCGCCGGCTCCTCGACGTACCCTCAAGTACGCCTGCGTCGCGGCTCCTCGGGGTGCCTTTAATCATATTGATCTTAAGCTAAACCATCCATATTAAAAACCATTTATATGTGAAAAGGAGGATATAACTATGAGTTTGGCTACCAGTGTAGGCTCGGTGCAGAAAGAGGTTATTACGGGAAGAATTGACAATATTACCCGCATTCCTCCGAAGTATAGGAGTGTTACACCTCCATGCCCCAAAAGTGTTAAGATTGAATTGACGGCACGTTGTGATTTCCAGTGTTTTTTCTGTGCGACCAGCTTTAGACTGCGCGAAAAGGGGGATATTGACTGGGATTTATTGTGCCGACTCCTTCGTGAGATGCGAGCGGCAGGTGTCGAAGAGATAGGAATGTTCTATCTCGGTGAGTCTCTTCTTTACAAAAAACTAGCCGAAGCGATTGCCTATGCCAAAAATGAGATTGGATATCCTTATGTTTTCTTAACCACCAATGGGAGGATGGCTACTCCGGAGAGGATTAAGGCCTGCCTCATGGCGGGTCTCGATAGCTTGAAATTTTCCTTTAATTGGTCAGGACCCGAGCAGTGCAAGGAAGTGACGGGTGTTGATGCCTTTGAAACCGTTGTTCGGCATATCCGTGAAACATGGGAAGTGCGGGATCAGGTAGAGAAGGAGACAGGTCACAGGTGCGGTTTATATGCCTCTTCGATCCAGTACGATGGAGAGCAGCTGAAACGAATGGAGAACGCCGTATTGCAGATCAAGCCTTATGTCGATCAACACTACTGGCTTCCTCTTTATTCGCAGGCGGGACTTACTGGTGGTGCTAAGGATACACAGCCCGTTGCCGGCAACATTGGGAGGATAGGAGCGCTGAGAGAGCCTCTTCCCTGCTGGTCTCTTTTCACGGAAGGGCATATTACCTATGATGGACGACTCTCTGCCTGTTGTTTTGATCATGATGGGCGCTTCAACATGGGGAATTTGAATGAGATCTCCTTTATGGAGGCCTGGCATAGTAAGCCGTTTCAAAAACTCCGTCAGGCCAATCTTCGAGAAGATGTGGCAGGGACCGCCTGCGAAAAGTGTATCGCTTATTGCTAGCGTTAGTTACACCACCAATACCTTCAGAGGGCTTGCGATCAGCGCAGAGATTGGGGTAGTGAAGTGGCCGATGCCCGATTATTCCACCATTACCGAACTTCCGGACAGTCTCGTTATGCCGATCCAGATTCGGCGGACCTACAGTCGGTACCTGTTTGGCTCTCTCTATTGTGAGGGGAAGGATGTTCTGGAGGTCGCTTGTGGGGGGGGGCAGGGGTTGGGGCTCCTTGCCAAAAGGGCGAGAAAGGTTGTCGGAGGGGATTATGAAGAAAAGAACCTTGCCTATGCCCGGCAGACTTACAAGGGGCAAGGGAAGATAGAGATCGTATCGCTGGATGCCCATGACTTGAAGTTGCCGGACAGGAGCTTTGATGTTATTTTGCTCTACGAAGCGATCTACTATCTCCATTCGCCCGAAAAATTTTTACAGGAGTGCCGCCGTGTTTTAAGGCCTGGAGGAGTCCTGATCCTTTGTACTGCCAACAAGGACTGGCCTGATTTTAATCCAAGCCCCTTTAGCCATCGCTATTTTTCTGTGCCCGAACTGAACCGATTTCTTGGCGAGAACGGTTTTCGTCCAAAATTTTATGGGGCGTTCCCCGATGATCCAGCGGAGGGGAGTCGGCTGCGCTCTCTTATCAAGAAGGTCGCCGTGAAGCTCCACCTGATTCCCAAAACCATGAAGGGAAAGGTCTTGCTCAAGAGGCTCTTTTTTGGGGGGTTGGTGAAGCTGCCTTGGGAACTGAAGGAGGGGGATGCGACCTATGAGGAGCCTGTGGCATTACCTGCGGACCAGGTTGACACGGTTCATACCGCGCTATACGCTGTCGGGACTTCAGTATGATAATCAAGAAAAACATCCCCTTTTTCCCCTATCAGGCATTCTTTGGCTCACGCGATAAGGAGTTTACGGAGGTTCTCCAGGATGTCTTAAGGCGAGGGGCCTTTATTCTTCAAAAAGATCTGGAGGAGTTTGAAAAAAATCTTGCCCGTTACCTGGGCGTGAAACATGCCCTGGGAGTTGCCAATTGTACGGATGGATTAGTAATTGCCCTGAAGGTGGCGGGGATTCAGCCAGGGGATGAGGTGATCCTCCCATCGCATACGTTTATTGCGACCGCCTCCGCGATCCATCTCGCGGGTGGAGTTGCCGTTCCCGTAGAGTGCGCCGAAGACCACCTGCTTGATCCTGAATCGGTGGAGTTGGCGGTGACATCACGGACCCGTTTTTTGATGCCGGTTCAACTCAACGGGAGGACCTGCCGGATGGATCGCCTTCAGAAGATAGCGGACCGGAACGGCTTGCAGATTGTCGAAGACGCAGCCCAGGGGCTTGGATCGAGCTATAAGGGGCGATACGCGGGCACGTTTGGTGTTGTCTCGGCCTTCAGCTTTTATCCGGCGAAGATCCTCGGCTGTTTTGGAGATGGCGGGGCGGTTGTGACGAATGATGATCGCCTTGCGGAGATCATTTATGCCATGCGGGATCACGGCCGGAATCGCGAGGGGAGGGTGATTTGTTGGGGCACCAACTCACGTCTTGATAACGTTCAGGCGGCTATTTTGAATTATCAGTTTCAGTACTATGCCGAGACGGTTCGTTGTCGTCGTGAGGTCGCCTCTCTTTATACGAATTGCTTGAAGAATATTTCCGAGCTTCTTCTCCCCCCTGCCCCTGACAGTGATCCGGACCATTTTGACACCTTTCAGAATTATGAGATTGAGGCCGAGCGTCGTGATGAGCTCCGGGCCTACCTTAAAGAGGTCGGTGTTGGGACGCTTGTCCAGTGGGGAGGGACGGCGGTCCATCAGTTTCGAGAACTGGGATTTA
This region of Deltaproteobacteria bacterium genomic DNA includes:
- a CDS encoding glycosyltransferase family 2 protein; translated protein: MKLDEISVIVPALNEAGNLSQTAEAIFNAVHGLPVCLEILLINDGSRDETGSLANQLAGRYSEIRVIHHSEPKGLGFCYREGIRRATYPRVVMIPGDNEIEETSIRRMFEASVMCDSVLLFIGNTSVRSPVRRLISSFYVQLLNFLFGLKIRYYNGPCILSKERVREVMLSTDGFGYMSAIVVQLAKMGVSLHEVEMRLKPRTYGQTKFFTFRNIWSVLTMLVRLYYKIYLSPQRRRWYTNVS
- a CDS encoding SLBB domain-containing protein; the encoded protein is MKFKSSWINRFLASLVLVSFLFSVGVSDVLAQTKIPTESGGGADAASGLSFREKSIPPPPSPFLHGGGTAGVPQISSPMGGGMGAPPVLFYQVHVLGEVTYPGTYRVMASTRMAELVGMAGGVTPLGSDRRVELRHEKQQKTYDLLQFKISADLSQNPYVQDNDIIFVPLKRKTIRIVGAVKRPGEYEMVRETSIDDVVRLAGGFTVGFLVEDGIHIIRFEGSQRQVIKLEPSSSDWKKFDIQGGDVIYIPNVITKKNRFDFGLPKLPGDNIFYPSFEDRVFVVGAVNEAGAYPFNPYYTISQYLSLAAGKTLMAKRKLYVVSPDGKRVKVKKGKEEGIVINPGDTIIVPEKRFDSEGWLSLFMTITNFTTSMIFTIVALSRL
- a CDS encoding glycosyltransferase codes for the protein MVEKNKIFIGFDPGSEIAYHVLKYSIEKHASRPVEINPLRLKDIVAKTGFRREKDPLATTEFTYTRFLVPYLCGFKGKALFMDNDMLCFSDINELFDLDLDSYWLRVVKHNYHSEVAIKLDGRPQTNYPRKNWSSLMLLNCKRLTCWSKEDVEMKPASWLHRFEPISDQFIGEIPKSWNVLERYDESTKLIHYTEGGPWYENHKSHPYGQIWFQYRDEMKRNS
- a CDS encoding KpsF/GutQ family sugar-phosphate isomerase encodes the protein MKNDTIITSGRRVLEIEAKAIQDLRGRIDANFCEAVDILFRCKGRVAVTGVGKSGIIARKISSTLASTGTPSFFLHAAEGSHGDLGMLTKGDVVLALSNSGETEEILKLLPSIKRMDLPLICLVGNEHSTLAKTSTIVMNVSVREEAAPIGFVPTTSTTAALAMGDAMAVALLEKRGIQAEDFALFHPGGTLGKKLLTKVQDLMRGGSDLPIVYEETPMKEVITEMNAKRLGMTSVLNHDRRLAGVITDGDLRRLLEKTTDFSHLKARDVMTQAPKTTYKHHLAAKAVQLMECHEIAALVVVDADQHVEGVIHLNDILKAGVV
- the kdsA gene encoding 3-deoxy-8-phosphooctulonate synthase encodes the protein MTIILNTEKRRVILGESLFLVGGPCVLESENLALQVAESMVRLTDELGIPYVFKSSYDKANRTSVKSFRGPGIEEGLRILEKVRKTFGVPILSDVHHPEEARAAAEIIDILQIPAFLCRQTDLLLAAGRTGKPVNIKKGQFMAPWDMEQAVEKVRSTGNSQVLLTDRGTSFGYNNLVSDMRSIPIMKKTGCLVIFDATHSVQLPGGNGTSTDGQREFIPTLSLAAVAAGCDGFFMEIHPDPVRALSDGTNMLRLSDAPALLKKLKTVYAVVRGK
- the kdsB gene encoding 3-deoxy-manno-octulosonate cytidylyltransferase, giving the protein MRALKTLIVIPARYGSTRLPVKPLANLCGKPMVQHVYERARQAKLANEVVIATDDERIFKVAQSFDGHVIMTSSRHTSGTDRVAEVNAKYQAEVVVNLQGDLPLIQPATLDTLISGFCEPGQTAPMGTLKSDLSDPTEIENPNLVKVVTDLKGMALYFSRSPIPFARDGKQTQVFRHIGVYIFQRQFLPLFSQLPPSPLEKAESLEQLRALENGYPIRVFSTSQSVVEVDTSEDLQKASLLLSQQ
- a CDS encoding radical SAM protein, giving the protein MSLATSVGSVQKEVITGRIDNITRIPPKYRSVTPPCPKSVKIELTARCDFQCFFCATSFRLREKGDIDWDLLCRLLREMRAAGVEEIGMFYLGESLLYKKLAEAIAYAKNEIGYPYVFLTTNGRMATPERIKACLMAGLDSLKFSFNWSGPEQCKEVTGVDAFETVVRHIRETWEVRDQVEKETGHRCGLYASSIQYDGEQLKRMENAVLQIKPYVDQHYWLPLYSQAGLTGGAKDTQPVAGNIGRIGALREPLPCWSLFTEGHITYDGRLSACCFDHDGRFNMGNLNEISFMEAWHSKPFQKLRQANLREDVAGTACEKCIAYC
- a CDS encoding class I SAM-dependent methyltransferase, which produces MPDYSTITELPDSLVMPIQIRRTYSRYLFGSLYCEGKDVLEVACGGGQGLGLLAKRARKVVGGDYEEKNLAYARQTYKGQGKIEIVSLDAHDLKLPDRSFDVILLYEAIYYLHSPEKFLQECRRVLRPGGVLILCTANKDWPDFNPSPFSHRYFSVPELNRFLGENGFRPKFYGAFPDDPAEGSRLRSLIKKVAVKLHLIPKTMKGKVLLKRLFFGGLVKLPWELKEGDATYEEPVALPADQVDTVHTALYAVGTSV
- a CDS encoding DegT/DnrJ/EryC1/StrS family aminotransferase, with the protein product MIIKKNIPFFPYQAFFGSRDKEFTEVLQDVLRRGAFILQKDLEEFEKNLARYLGVKHALGVANCTDGLVIALKVAGIQPGDEVILPSHTFIATASAIHLAGGVAVPVECAEDHLLDPESVELAVTSRTRFLMPVQLNGRTCRMDRLQKIADRNGLQIVEDAAQGLGSSYKGRYAGTFGVVSAFSFYPAKILGCFGDGGAVVTNDDRLAEIIYAMRDHGRNREGRVICWGTNSRLDNVQAAILNYQFQYYAETVRCRREVASLYTNCLKNISELLLPPAPDSDPDHFDTFQNYEIEAERRDELRAYLKEVGVGTLVQWGGTAVHQFRELGFKQNLPKTDRLFTRCLMLPMNTYLTNEEVTYICDRILEFYSHRR